Proteins encoded in a region of the Natator depressus isolate rNatDep1 chromosome 23, rNatDep2.hap1, whole genome shotgun sequence genome:
- the SHKBP1 gene encoding SH3KBP1-binding protein 1 isoform X1 yields the protein MAAPGGSARPGAELIQLNVGGKRFSTSRQTLTWISDSFFSSLLSGRISTLKDETGAIFIDRDPTVFAPILNFLRTKELDPRGVNISLLLHEAEFYGITPLVRRLQLREELDRSACGSVLFNGYLPPPVFPAKRRNRHSVAGPQVAARLHSAAERAPVRRSNTLPPTLGQAGLLGRLLEERGLGAGPASDPGMVRIVCGHHNWIAVAYAQFLVCYRMKETSGWQQVFCSPRLDWVIERVALNAKVLGGSLGEQDKMVAVASCSEIILWALPADGNGSEIGVFHLGVPVEALFFVGSQLIATSHTGKIGVWNAVTKHWQIQDVVPISSYDAAGTFLLLGCHNGSIYYVDVQKFPLRMKDNDLLVTELYRDPSEDAVTALSVYLTPKTSDSGNWIEIAYGTSSGTVRVIVQHPETVGSGPQLFQTFTVHRSPVTRIMLSEKHLISVCADNNHVRTWTVTRFRGMISTQPGSTPLASFKILSLEDIDGHAGCSAGTDIGPFGERDDQQVFIQKVVPDASQVFVRLSSTGKRICEVRSVDGTAITAFTVHECEGSSRIGSRPRRYLFTGHANGSLQMWDLTTAMEMLGKPPEVGGLTEEELLQQLEQCDLALTRTPDMSPACSFAHPGTPRASSTSLQSQGSDSARDRPAKGAGSAGLLLSAARGSLLLPRAREGPFAALTASQSSLNCGDGPALEPCPRRPADGPDGDPRAPHGLRGGGSFVERCHELARTSGLEARWPGPVGEPDGGRLGAKGKVDLELRVEKLDVKMVPGGTGREGLGPGPGQEAKEDHEERVLAMLGIAGTVLNLLVIIFVYVYTTV from the exons CCTCCTGAGTGGCCGGATCTCCACCCTGAAGGATGAAACGGGAGCG ATCTTCATCGACCGAGACCCCACCGTCTTTGCACCCATTCTCAACTTCCTGCGAACCAAGGAGCTCGACCCCAG GGGCGTCAACATCTCCCTGCTGCTGCATGAAGCTGAGTTCTATGGGATCACCCCGCTGG TGCGTCGCCTGCAGCTGCGCGAGGAGCTTGACCGCTCGGCCTGCGGGAGCGTCCTCTTCAATGGCTACCTGCCCCCCCCAG TGTTCCCCGCCAAGCGGCGTAACCGGCACAGCGTGGCAGGGCCGCAGGTGGCCGCCCGGCTGCACAGCGCCGCCGAGAGGGCCCCCGTGCGCCGCAgcaacaccctgccccccaccctgggccagGCCGGGCTGCTGGGCCGCCTGCTGGAGgagcggggcctcggggcag GGCCGGCCAGTGACCCCGGCATGGTCCGAATCGTCTGCGGGCACCATAACTGGATCGCTGTGGCCTACGCCCAGTTCCTCGTGTGCTACAG gATGAAGGAGACGTCGGGCTGGCAGCAGGTGTTCTGCAGCCCGCGGCTGGACTGGGTCATCGAGCGGGTGGCCCTGAATGCCAAAGTGCTGGGCGGGTCGCTGGGCGAGCAGGACAAGATGGTGGCCGTGGCCTCCTGCAGCGAGATCATCCTCTGGGCCCTGCCGGCCGACGGCAATGGCAGCGAGAtcg GCGTGTTCCACCTGGGGGTCCCGGTGGAGGCGCTTTTCTTCGTGGGCAGCCAGCTCATCGCCACCAGCCACACGGGCAAGATCGGCGTCTGGAACGCCGTCACCAAGCACTGGCAG ATCCAGGACGTGGTTCCCATCAGCAGCTACGACGCGGCCGGCACCTTCCTGCTGCTGGGCTGCCACAACGGCTCCATCTACTACGTGG ATGTGCAGAAGTTCCCCCTGCGCATGAAGGACAACGACCTGCTGGTGACGGAGCTGTACCGCGACCCCTCGGAGGACGCGGTCACCGCCCTCAGCGTCTACCTCACCCCCAAGACAA GCGACAGCGGGAACTGGATCGAGATCGCCTATGGCACCAGCTCGGGGACAGTGCGGGTGATCGTGCAGCACCCGGAGACCGTGGGCTCGGGGCCCCAGCTCTTCCAGACCTTCACTGTGCACCGCAGCCCCGTCACCAGGATCATGCTGTCCGAGAAGCACCTCATCTCGG TCTGTGCCGATAACAACCACGTCCGCACCTGGACGGTGACGCGCTTCCGCGGCATGATCTCCACCCAGCCGGGCTCCACCCCGCTGGCCTCCTTCAAGATCCTGTCCCTGGAGGACATTGACGGGCACGCGGGCTGCAGCGCTGGCACCGACATTG GGCCCTTCGGGGAGCGGGACGATCAGCAGGTTTTCATCCAGAAGGTGGTTCCGGACGCCAGCCAGGTCTTCGTGCGTCTCTCCTCCACCGGCAAGAG gatCTGCGAGGTGCGCTCCGTGGACGGCACGGCCATCACCGCCTTCACGGTGCACGAGTGCGAAGGCTCCAGCCGCATCGGCTCCCGCCCGCGCCGTTACCTCTTCACGGGCCACGCCAACGGCAGCCTGCAGATGTGGGACCTGACCACGGCCATGGAGATGCTGGGCAAGCCGCCAG aggtggggggcctgacggaggaggagctgctgcagcagctggagcagtgCGACCTGGCCCTGACGCGCACCCCGGACATGAGCCCAGCTTGCTCCTTCGCCCACCCCGGCACGCCCCGGGCCTCCAGCACCAG CCTCCAGTCCCAGGGGAGCGACAGCGCCCGAGACAGACCCGCCAAGGGGGCTGGCAGCGCCGGGCTCCTGCTGAGCGCTGCCCGCGGGagcctgctgctgcccagggcccGCGAGGGCCCCTTCGCGGCGCTGACGGCCAGCCAGAGCTCCCTGAACTGCGGTGACGGCCCCGCGCTGGAGCCCTGCCCCCGGCGGCCAGCGGATGGACCGGATGGCGACCCCCGGGCTCCCCACGGGCTGCGTGGCGGGGGCAGCTTCGTCGAGCGGTGCCATGAGCTGGCCCGCACCTCCGGGCTCGAGGCCAGGTGGCCTGGCCCGGTCGGGGAGCCCGACGGAGGGCGCCTTGGAGCAAAGGGCAAG gtggACCTGGAGCTGCGGGTGGAGAAGCTGGATGTGAAGATGGTGCctgggggcaccggcagggaggggctgggcccgggcccgggccaggaggccaAGGAGGACCATGAGGAGCGAGTCCTGGCCATGCTGGGCATAGCGGGCACTGTGCTCAACCTGCTGGTCATCATCTTCGTCTACGTCTACACCACCGTCTAG
- the SHKBP1 gene encoding SH3KBP1-binding protein 1 isoform X2 encodes MAAPGGSARPGAELIQLNVGGKRFSTSRQTLTWISDSFFSSLLSGRISTLKDETGAIFIDRDPTVFAPILNFLRTKELDPRGVNISLLLHEAEFYGITPLVRRLQLREELDRSACGSVLFNGYLPPPVFPAKRRNRHSVAGPQVAARLHSAAERAPVRRSNTLPPTLGQAGLLGRLLEERGLGAGPASDPGMVRIVCGHHNWIAVAYAQFLVCYRMKETSGWQQVFCSPRLDWVIERVALNAKVLGGSLGEQDKMVAVASCSEIILWALPADGNGSEIGVFHLGVPVEALFFVGSQLIATSHTGKIGVWNAVTKHWQIQDVVPISSYDAAGTFLLLGCHNGSIYYVDVQKFPLRMKDNDLLVTELYRDPSEDAVTALSVYLTPKTSDSGNWIEIAYGTSSGTVRVIVQHPETVGSGPQLFQTFTVHRSPVTRIMLSEKHLISVCADNNHVRTWTVTRFRGMISTQPGSTPLASFKILSLEDIDGHAGCSAGTDIGPFGERDDQQVFIQKVVPDASQVFVRLSSTGKRICEVRSVDGTAITAFTVHECEGSSRIGSRPRRYLFTGHANGSLQMWDLTTAMEMLGKPPEVGGLTEEELLQQLEQCDLALTRTPDMSPACSFAHPGTPRASSTSRWTWSCGWRSWM; translated from the exons CCTCCTGAGTGGCCGGATCTCCACCCTGAAGGATGAAACGGGAGCG ATCTTCATCGACCGAGACCCCACCGTCTTTGCACCCATTCTCAACTTCCTGCGAACCAAGGAGCTCGACCCCAG GGGCGTCAACATCTCCCTGCTGCTGCATGAAGCTGAGTTCTATGGGATCACCCCGCTGG TGCGTCGCCTGCAGCTGCGCGAGGAGCTTGACCGCTCGGCCTGCGGGAGCGTCCTCTTCAATGGCTACCTGCCCCCCCCAG TGTTCCCCGCCAAGCGGCGTAACCGGCACAGCGTGGCAGGGCCGCAGGTGGCCGCCCGGCTGCACAGCGCCGCCGAGAGGGCCCCCGTGCGCCGCAgcaacaccctgccccccaccctgggccagGCCGGGCTGCTGGGCCGCCTGCTGGAGgagcggggcctcggggcag GGCCGGCCAGTGACCCCGGCATGGTCCGAATCGTCTGCGGGCACCATAACTGGATCGCTGTGGCCTACGCCCAGTTCCTCGTGTGCTACAG gATGAAGGAGACGTCGGGCTGGCAGCAGGTGTTCTGCAGCCCGCGGCTGGACTGGGTCATCGAGCGGGTGGCCCTGAATGCCAAAGTGCTGGGCGGGTCGCTGGGCGAGCAGGACAAGATGGTGGCCGTGGCCTCCTGCAGCGAGATCATCCTCTGGGCCCTGCCGGCCGACGGCAATGGCAGCGAGAtcg GCGTGTTCCACCTGGGGGTCCCGGTGGAGGCGCTTTTCTTCGTGGGCAGCCAGCTCATCGCCACCAGCCACACGGGCAAGATCGGCGTCTGGAACGCCGTCACCAAGCACTGGCAG ATCCAGGACGTGGTTCCCATCAGCAGCTACGACGCGGCCGGCACCTTCCTGCTGCTGGGCTGCCACAACGGCTCCATCTACTACGTGG ATGTGCAGAAGTTCCCCCTGCGCATGAAGGACAACGACCTGCTGGTGACGGAGCTGTACCGCGACCCCTCGGAGGACGCGGTCACCGCCCTCAGCGTCTACCTCACCCCCAAGACAA GCGACAGCGGGAACTGGATCGAGATCGCCTATGGCACCAGCTCGGGGACAGTGCGGGTGATCGTGCAGCACCCGGAGACCGTGGGCTCGGGGCCCCAGCTCTTCCAGACCTTCACTGTGCACCGCAGCCCCGTCACCAGGATCATGCTGTCCGAGAAGCACCTCATCTCGG TCTGTGCCGATAACAACCACGTCCGCACCTGGACGGTGACGCGCTTCCGCGGCATGATCTCCACCCAGCCGGGCTCCACCCCGCTGGCCTCCTTCAAGATCCTGTCCCTGGAGGACATTGACGGGCACGCGGGCTGCAGCGCTGGCACCGACATTG GGCCCTTCGGGGAGCGGGACGATCAGCAGGTTTTCATCCAGAAGGTGGTTCCGGACGCCAGCCAGGTCTTCGTGCGTCTCTCCTCCACCGGCAAGAG gatCTGCGAGGTGCGCTCCGTGGACGGCACGGCCATCACCGCCTTCACGGTGCACGAGTGCGAAGGCTCCAGCCGCATCGGCTCCCGCCCGCGCCGTTACCTCTTCACGGGCCACGCCAACGGCAGCCTGCAGATGTGGGACCTGACCACGGCCATGGAGATGCTGGGCAAGCCGCCAG aggtggggggcctgacggaggaggagctgctgcagcagctggagcagtgCGACCTGGCCCTGACGCGCACCCCGGACATGAGCCCAGCTTGCTCCTTCGCCCACCCCGGCACGCCCCGGGCCTCCAGCACCAG caggtggACCTGGAGCTGCGGGTGGAGAAGCTGGATGTGA